DNA sequence from the Enterobacteriaceae endosymbiont of Donacia cincticornis genome:
ATAGAACAAAATAGAATAATTAAAATATTTTCGTTAGTATCTGTAATTTTTTTACCTCCAACCTTAGTTGCATCTAATTATGGGATGAATTTTACTTTTTTACCAGAATTAAAATGGAAATATGGCTATATTTATGCCATCGTTATAATGATGGTATCAGCTTTTGCTCCTTATTTTTATTTTAAAAAAAAAAAATGGTTATAATATTATTAATGTATGTTTTTTAAAAAAAATTTATAAAAAAATGTTTTTTTTATATTTAATTCATATAAATAATGGTATTTATGATTGTACAAATAAAAGTAAATAGTTTAAATTATATTTCTTATATTTAATATAGGTAAATTATTATTATTTACCTATATATTTTTTATATGTAATTTTTCTCAATTATTTTTTTATAAATTTTGAAAAAAAATAATATCTATATAGATAAAATAATTTTTTTTTTAATATTTTAAAAAAAATTTATATAATAAATACAATATTAAAATTATTTACTATATAAATAAAATGATATATAAGATTTTATGATTAAATATACTAATATTTGTTTATTATTTTTTATAATTTTATATAATAAATTTTTAAAAATAATTATATATAAAAAATTAAATTTAACCAAATTAAAAAATTTATTGATTAATAAATAATTTATATAAATCTATATAATACTAATTAAAAATATAAATATTTTTTTATGTAAAAAATATTCTTTTCATTTAAATATTTAGTATTTGAAATATTTTATTTTTAAAAAATATATTAATATCATTTTTAATTTATTTATATTAAATGTATTAAAATTAATAGAAATTTTTTTCATTTAAAAATATAATTATAAATTATATGTAAATTTTATTTATTTAAAATAAAATTAATATTTTTTTTTAAAAAAAGAAATAATAATGAATAATTATAATCTTAATAAAAATTTTTTATATGAAAATTTTTTTTATATCGAAAAATTGTATCAAAAATTTTTAGTAAATCCTAATTCTATAGAAAAAAAATGGAAATATTTTTTTATAAATTTTGAAAAAAAAAAAAAAGTTTTATTCCAAAATAATCAATTAAAAAATAATGATTTTTATAAAAAAAATCTTTTAGTAGAAAAGATAAATCAATTAATAAATAATTTTAGAATATTTGGACATTATGATGCAAATATAAATCCTTTATTTTTTAATAAAAAAAAACTTAGTAATATTTTACAATTAAAAAATTATGACATTAATAAAAAAGATTTTCAGAAAAAAATTTCATTGAATTCTTTGTTTGAAAATCAAAAAATTATTGATATATATAATTTTTTTAAAAAAAAATATTGTCATCATTCTGGTATAGAATATTTTCATTTATTAAATCATGAAAAATATTGGATACAAAAAAATATAGAATTAATGGTAAATAATTTACAAGTTAAAGAAAAGAAAATTTTTTTTGAAGAATTAATTGCAACAGAAATCTTTGAAACTAATATAGCAAAAAATTTTCCAGGTATTAAAAGATTTTCTTTAGAAGGATGTGATATATTAATTCCAATAATTAAAGAAATTATACGTTATTCAAGTAAATTAAAAAATAAAATTACAAAAATAATTTTAAGTATGGCTCATAGAGGAAGATTAAATGTTTTAGCAAACATAATGGGTAAAAATATTAAAGAAATAAAAAATGAATTTAAAAATATTTTATTAAAAAATAATGATATAGATGATGTTAAATATCATTTAGGATATTCTTCCATAATTATTAATAATAATAAAAAAATAAAATTAAAATTAACATTTAATCCTTCTCATTTAGAAATTATTAATAGTGTTTCTATGGGTATAATTAAATCTTATATTGATTCATCTAAGGAAAATAATATAATTCCTATTAATATACATGGAGATGCATCTTTTAGTGGGCAGGGTATAATACAAGAAATTTTAAATTTATCTCAAACAAGAGGTTATGGAATAGGTGGAACTATACATATCATAATTAATAATCAAATCGGATTTACTACTTCTAAAATTTCTGATATGAGATCTAGTTATTATTGTACTGATATAGCTAAAATGATTCAATGTCCTATTTTTCATATAAATGCAGATGATATAGAAAATGCTATACTTATTATAAGATTAGCACTTACATATAGAGATCTTTTTAAAAAAGATGTTTTTATAGATCTAGTTTCATATAGAAGACATGGTCATAATGAAATAGATGATCCATATATAACACAACCATTAATGTATAATTATATTAAAAATCATGAAACAATACAAAATTTATATTTTAAAAAATTATTTACTAAAAATATTTTAAATATTCAAGAAAAAAAAGATATATATCAAAAATATCAAAATCTTTTTAATAAAGATGATTTTTTTATCAAAACATATGTTATTTCTAAAAAAAATATTTTAAAAAAAATATTTAAAAAATTAACAATAAATGAATTAAAAAAATTAATTTTTAAAATTAGCAATTTTCCTGAAAATTTTAATATTCATTCTAGAGTTCAAAAAATTTTTAAAGATAGATTAAGTATGAGTAAAGATAAAAAAAAAGTAGATTGGGGTACCGCTGAAAATTTAGCATATGCAAATATTTTAACTCAAGGAATATCATGCCGTTTATCTGGAGAAGATATTAAAAGAGGTACTTTTTCTCATAGACATGCTGTTATTTATGATCAAAAAAATGGAATTTCATATATACCTTTAAAAAATCTT
Encoded proteins:
- a CDS encoding 2-oxoglutarate dehydrogenase E1 component; protein product: MNNYNLNKNFLYENFFYIEKLYQKFLVNPNSIEKKWKYFFINFEKKKKVLFQNNQLKNNDFYKKNLLVEKINQLINNFRIFGHYDANINPLFFNKKKLSNILQLKNYDINKKDFQKKISLNSLFENQKIIDIYNFFKKKYCHHSGIEYFHLLNHEKYWIQKNIELMVNNLQVKEKKIFFEELIATEIFETNIAKNFPGIKRFSLEGCDILIPIIKEIIRYSSKLKNKITKIILSMAHRGRLNVLANIMGKNIKEIKNEFKNILLKNNDIDDVKYHLGYSSIIINNNKKIKLKLTFNPSHLEIINSVSMGIIKSYIDSSKENNIIPINIHGDASFSGQGIIQEILNLSQTRGYGIGGTIHIIINNQIGFTTSKISDMRSSYYCTDIAKMIQCPIFHINADDIENAILIIRLALTYRDLFKKDVFIDLVSYRRHGHNEIDDPYITQPLMYNYIKNHETIQNLYFKKLFTKNILNIQEKKDIYQKYQNLFNKDDFFIKTYVISKKNILKKIFKKLTINELKKLIFKISNFPENFNIHSRVQKIFKDRLSMSKDKKKVDWGTAENLAYANILTQGISCRLSGEDIKRGTFSHRHAVIYDQKNGISYIPLKNLSLKQGKFYIYNSILSEEAVLGFEYGYSLNKKNILTIWEAQFGDFVNGAQIIIDQFISSGEKKWKYQSKLIVMLPHGYEGQGPEHSSARIERFLQLSAENNMKICIPSYASQIYHLLCEQAFNYIKKPLIIFMPKSLLRYNLACSSLKYFINNFELIIDELDKNINIKNIKRVVFCSGKIYYDLLEYRNSMKEKNIILIRIEQLYPFPYNNIKKIIKKYLKINNFIWCQEEPKNQGAWTYIQNNFKNKLNLNIHYIGRKSSSSPSTGHLSIHKKQQHKIIFSVFNI